The window CTAATTACGGAGAAAAATGTTTCTATTTCACCTTCGTAAATTTTATACTTATTTTGATAATGTGTCTTtgtattttgtaaataaaagacagtgctaatttttaatttttttgtgcaattgCCATAAGAAGTTATCTATTTCCATTGACGAATTTTTGAGCTAATgcagcattaaaaaaaacgcattattttattgcaaATGCTTATTGTGGAAAAATGTCCACAGCaaatagaaatatttttcatactcAAGAATGTGcgtaaaataataacttaAGCTATTTTTTACTAATTAAAATATGACCAATTCACAGAAATTGAACCATCTAAATTGTatagctttattttttactaacAGATTTAAGTTAATagacaaaacaaaaaagggctattttgttattaaGAACCTAGGTTTTAAGCCAGACTCGTGACTGCACTCGTCcatcaaaaatataacgACTATAATGTTAAATAATAGTAttcattttgtccttttctttcattcTTAAAAGTTTaatacaaattttaaaacgACAACAATAACAAAACGTAAAGAACATTTATGTAGACATACAAACGTTCactatacatttttaattaatgaaCTGAAATGTACTTTGCTACACGTTGCCCATGTATAAATCACTAAATAATAGAAAAGGAAGTGTACATGTCCTAATGCATAAAACTAGTTTGTTACAATGCACaatatcttcattttcgcaTTGTGTAAGAGCCCCTTATAATTTTGTGCACACAGAAAAATAACGTTTCCTTCCCTCACATAATTctattaaaaatgcataaatttgCACGTCTTGACAACACATTAGTTGAAACTTTTGCTTTTTAGAAATATCAAtacattttgaataatttacTGTAGATCTATTTTTATGACAATGTGGATACACATAACAGTATTAATGATTACGTGTAAGGATAAGTCATCTCTTTGTTGAATCCTcctaaaaattaacaatgattttttagaattcttattcttattttatatttttgctacGTAAatgtgtgaatttttttttctttttctatttgaTGATAATGTTTTAACTTTGTCCTACCTGTTCCCATGGATTAAGTAATGTGTTCCCTTTTGCACGTAGAACTGTGCAGTGCAGAACCTCTATTATTGTCACTGCGTAATATGCATTCTTTAGTTTTGCCCGATTTAAATGGCTCATCGTCATTCCTATCactgtttatattttcttttggaTAATTCATCGTTTTATCATATTCTGtctttaaataatttcttaatAAATAgttaatttttcttgtttttctcAACAAATGTAGAATGTCATCTGAATTTTCAGGAGAAACGTTTTTCATTCGTATGGTGAAGTTTGTAACTTTGCGTCTTTTTTTAGAATCTATATTATTCTCAGTTCGTGTGCTCCctaattttacataattactttttcttaatttgtTCTTATGTCCAAAtgtatttttgtttcttctagGGCTATTTACATTATCATTTCGATTGTTTGTCCTTTCATAatgctttaaaaatgaatcattCAGCAAATAtgtttctttattattacataccttttgtgttttttcttgtttttcaGTTGTGTAACTTGCATCAATTTTGTGATTTTTATAAGACGGGGTTGCTATTCTAAGCGTATTTTTCATGgggggctttttttttatttttttattttcattttttatatcttccaAGTTATCAACTTTTagcttttcacttttttctttcactttATGCGTATTCTTTTGGAAACATTTCTGTTCTAGGGATTCCATGAGGGATGAAATATCTTTCACattcttaaaaaagaaatttatattttcggCAGTCCCAAAGCGTTCTACAAGAATGAGAGGATTCCTCCGAAGAcagcgaatttttttttttattctttgaaaaatttattttaattattaattttctttagtaattcttcattttcggCGTAAATTTCTATTGCCttacttttttcctttttcatatcTAAGTaatacttatttttatagattTGTTCCAGTTGAAAGTTGTCTTTCTGAGCATTTTCTATgttacttaattttttttcaaattgctGGGTTAGCACAattatgtgttttttcaGCTTAGTTATTACTTCATCTTTGTTTTCAAGGAGACTTTCCCTTTTAGTTTGAGCTAACTGTTTAGGTTTAGTGAATTCACTATTTTTGCGATTATTTCCTGGGTGCTTTTCGCTGCTTCCACTGTCTGCTACGCCTTCACTATGATTAGCAAAATTGGATTTAGAATTTACTTTGTTTCCTAGGGAAAGCTTAAACAATCCTTTGTTTTTAACTTCGAAACTGTCCGTAATGTGCTTCTTGAAATTAAATTCGAATTCTGAGCTGAAATCCGATTGGTTATTTGCATCATATTCAACTTTTGCGGATTCTGTCGTTgagtctacatttttttttccatttagcAAAATTTCGCTAGTTATACTTTTGTCATTCCCGTTCATTGTACtggtagaaaaaatacacacaatTGTAGCTATGGGTGCAATGGAGTAATCTTAAATTAGCATAAAGCGTGTAGAAAATaggttttcctttttcctatGTATCAAAGTGTACATTTATAAGCTTCAAATGGAAATGTCAAAGCCCTTTTGGACATACGTTTACTTGtactaattaaaaaaaagacaacaaTTGGGCAAGATGTGCGCCCTTCAACGTTTCGTTATTtcgttaaaatttaattcacATAGGTGTTTATTCTTTAAGCCCAATTGTAGAAATGCATGTGTGATTAAAATATCGAGCAGTTTACATGCTTTACGTGTAGACGCATAGCATCACAAGTGCCTCCTCGGTAGaagaatgtatatatacacaggAGGTGACATGACAAAATGCATATCTCTTGTTTAGCCGGCCTTTTTATACTTGCAGCATACAAcgcagtggaaaaaaaaaaaaaaaattatagtttTAAATCACCTTTGTGGccatttaaaaacaaaaggatgGGTCATCATTAAAATTGTGCGCGCACCTTTTGGAAATGTCGAAGGGAGTGCTCATAAAAGTacgtataaatatttaccctgTGTAGTGCTGTGTTAGCCATAGtgtcaattaaaaaaacaaattatctAAGTTCCTAACAAATATTTGTTGCAGTTACGCATTAAATGGATAATCGAAAGCTTAACAAATTTGCACTTTTATAACAacagaaataaatgaaaaaataaacactaTGCAAACATACTTTTACACATTTTCAGCATTGTTCCTTATTTTGTGGAATGAGAGAACTATTCTgacattccttttttgaaatgcaaaatgttTGTTTTTAAGACAGTCCCAAAAGAACGTTTGCAGTGTGTTTGTAAATTTGGTATGACaagttgattttttttttccttcaccaaAAATGTAAACGTGTAAtggttaaaaaggggaatatacgtgcacatgtattttgtaggtaattttttttcgcatttttaagggaaaaaaagagaaataatgttttgtaaaaataaactatTTCTTGTTTCGAACTTTATCCCTTTTGTTGCATTAACGCGGGTTTTGTCGTCTACATGTGTACCGAAGCGTTTTACGCATTTTCATCCACATTTtaggaataaaattttgagaaagggaaaaacttTTCATAAAAGTCAGTGGtctttcccaatttttaaataatatggcagaaatggaaaaagacgTGAAAATGTGCATGGGGAACTGCAATAGCGCTATGTGTATGAAAATGCCCCGTCCAAGGACGTTTTACGCATCATTTTGTTGTACACTAATTCTTAGGTTTAATATACACACAAgtatgtttaaaaatttagcgttttttcatttaattaaaatttctggTTTAGTCACTTCCCGTGGTGTGTGCAGGAAtgggtttaaaaaaaaaaatatgagctgttcataatttgttACATTAACGAAAATAAGGTTACGTTTTTGCTTCATTCAGAAAAACGTTATGTgtaggaattaaaaaaaataaaagaaagcaacaaattaaattacaaacaaatgggggaaaagggaaaaaaattcttatgCCACTTATGCCAAACATGTTTAATAAATGATAATACCGCTATAGACAGGGTTACGTGCGTACATGGTTGCCTACAAAAAAgttcacttcatttttttggcacaTACATAAAAGATGTCGCATTTTGcgaaaatgtttaaaaaaagaagcggaaaaataaaattacgcGTTTTTTTCCAATACATTTGATGTTAAATCATCTTGACTTTTGATTTGGTTTAAAAAGGTATGTACATTCCATTCgacatatattttgaagatATAAATAAGGGATTCCTTCACCagtgggacaaaaaaaaatgacgttacatttatttctttcgctttttcttaTTCGAATGTGATAGCCTTCGTTCAAGGGACATACGTAGGTGTCCTTTACCTTCCATGGTCGTATTTTAACTCAACgttctttttacatttaaagATTACTTAACATGGTAATACTGTATGCAtgttcatttaaaaaatacatatgctTTGCGCTGTTTAGTGAGCAACCTTTGCAGTCACGCTCTATTTTAAACTTGCAtccttttttcgaaaaattcaGTCTTTCGTGAAACACAAATGGTCCTATCTTTCCTTATGtggctttcttttttgtgcacattaaagaatatttccattttttgacacatttttaatttccttaaTTTCGGATATGTAGTAtgtaagcatatttttaatcatgTACTGCAGCGTTATTTCACTTTGCGAACATGTGACGCACGCGCCCTCCAGTTGTACGTAAACTATGCCTGCGGGGATGGAACATTTTTGAGGAGTAAAGGTGCGCGCATGTAAATGTGTAACGATGAATAAAGCGTACGTCTACTTCTTTAGTAGTGGGGCAGCTGCGCagtgcacatatacatatgcacatttgtcCGCTTGCCCCTTCAGCGCATGGGTACACTTGCGGACGTCGTTGCTGTACCATCATCTATGTCGAAACAAATGAATTTGATATCTCCTCCATCATTCACGATCACTGGGCGAACCCTTTTCTCTATAAGCAGTTTTATGCTACTTATAATTTCCATGagatcttcattttgttcatattttttttcattcttaattttttgcaatatgGAAAGGATATTTTCCCCAGTGGATGAAGAGTCgtcagaatttttttgaaacgcgtcaatgaaattatttatttcgtttACGTAATTCACGTAATCCGCATTTTTTGATATCGAAAAAAGTATGCGATTCGCGGTTTTCCTTGCAAGACATTTATTTAAAGAGTCAACATAATTTAAGAAATGCACATTCATTTTACTGCAAATGTTAACAGTTATTTTGCCTTTCAGACATAATCGTCTACACggtgatatatttttgaaatgcATCATTTTCGGTTGGACACAATTGAGGGGTATTTATGCGTGTGTGTAAAAATGTCTCTCAGCATGTGTGAACGGAAgcagtagttttttttttattttttactcaaTTTGAAACGCGGGAAATGCTGCCTTAAATAATTGGCTGTTTTTCCAGCGAtgtgatttttaaaatgcttatTTAAATGTCACAGTTGATGTGATTTGATGGGCAATTCGTCACAAAGCAGGAGAGCCTttcgcatgtacatatgtgcacatgttcaAACacgtattcattttttggcaCTGCATTTTTGCTCTCacgtaaatatattcatgcGTTAGGCTCATAAATACATACGTACACGTTCCCGTCAAAGGAGCCGCGATGTTTCCCTACGAACCCAGCCAAATTGATCTTCCGCCATCCGAATGGGCGAAGCTGATTAAAGCAAGGTTGTACGaactgaaaaaggaaagttgCGCCAGCAGAAAGGTACGGCTTAAAAGTTTTCAAAAGGTGCAGAGAAAGCCCATTCGGCCTATGCGCATATTAGCATATGTATGAGCACCAACACTGTCAGCAAATGTTTGCATGGGGGGgggatgaacaaaaattgcTGATAAACAACGTAAACCGTTCAAACGGTaaataaaagggggggatAATTTAATTGTGCGCTTTTctgtatgcctttttttgtcagTACATATCGtagttttgaaaaaataaacaaagttgtatttttttttttttttaaattcgcgTGTTTGGCTGTTTGCGCAGTGCTTTCCAAGTGACACACACGTAATGGAGAACAACTGCGCGCTTTTATGGGTTTCTCTTAATTGAACCCTTTGGAAGCTTATATTTGCTGTGCGCGGCGAATCTTTGCAACGGcgcaccttttttcttctttgtttttatatttactctCATTTGActtaattttacaatttgtacACCTGTGTAACAACGCAGATGCATTCTTGCGACAGCAGGAGGGGCAGCGGAGGGGACAAGAGGATGGGGGGCCACTGTGAACGCGGTACAGCTGCGTTCTTGTGAGTTCGCACGGGCGGGCGCACACGTgtgtatacgtatgtatatgtatatgtatgtatatgtatgtatatatatatgtgtacacgtGCACATGCTCACGCCTCGCCTATCACCAAACCACTGgccacaattttgttttcctcagAGAGAATAAAGCGAGAGAGGGGCGAGATGCTGCATGAAAGGAGGTCGTAGACGCTGAAAAAGGGGTTGTCCTGCGAGATGTAGTAGTTTAATTCAGGCCTGAAGGATTGTGTGCACATGAATGAGTTATCCTTAACGAGGAGCTCAATGACGCCAATATCATCGCTGCgtaagcattttttattatccacCTTTTCGTAAAGCacgttcacattttttacataattttttaaatcaataATTTGTGCTACATCATTTGCGTTACATTCGACGTGTAATTTACCCTCCCCCTCTGCTCTGTCATAACTTAAGGAactgcttttatttttatacacataGAGAATATTTTGAATGGTTACACTATGCGAAAAGTTTAGGGAATACAAAAGATACACTCGTCCTATGATCAGTGGGATTTTAATTTGGTTCACTTTTATTAATACTTTCACCTTGCTACATGCAAAGGTGGTGCTTTTTGGCCCATAGGGtgcgttttttatttccgaATTGGTTGGTGCGTTATTTACCAAAACTGATCCGTTCTTTATCTTGTTATCGTCAACTTTGAAGAAAACGTTTTCTACGATGTCGTTCGttatatgtgcatttttgctGATCGGGCACGATGCTATTATCTTGGGTAAAatgcttataaaaaattctaacGTGTCTTGTCCGTTGTGGGCACTGCAAAGGGTATCACTATTGCTGCCATTGCCCCCAGGGTCACCACTTTTTTTGGATGCTTCTTCTTGTTCTAACACTTTCCTTATGAAAGGAAGATTCTTCTCATTGGCTAGGTAGTGACAAAGGTCATCCACGTTGACGTATTTACACAAAGAGGcgtccttttcaattttcttcaccgtaattttttccccaaggGGCAATAAGACGTagttatttttactttttaagaACCCATGCAATACTTTAATATTAGCATTGATCATATTATTTGATTCTGTCAAGTCTTGGACAACCCCCACAAATGtgtcttcttcatttggagATTTCTTCATCGAATTTGTTATGTTTCCCTTCCCATCTTTGcaaaagttgcaaaaaatattattcgaAAAGAGGTTATTCTTGTTGACAAAATTGTAGTAAGCAGTTAGAGCTGTCCTTTTATCGCTCAGAACTTCCGCACACACTTTTAGGCGAAATAAATCTTTCCTTAAATTCATGTACTTAATTTCATCGTATAGGCTAAAGGTGCTATTCAGTAATGgtcttttcttctcctcctcgaATTTAACCAcgttcaaatttttgtacgCAGAAAGGGGAATGAACGTTAAATTGGGTTCAAATAATGCGTGACTCTCTGTGGCAGCAGAAccacttttttgtgaatgtCCACCCCTCACGTAGAAGTTATTACtaagaacaaaattgtaaatgcTGTCACTTTTGGTACACTGAAAAAAAGACTTTATCGTTTTACATATATCTTCGAACACCTGTGGGTCATAATCGAACAGGTCTAACTTGTTTACCGCTACAATGACGTTAGAAATTCCTACTGCTTTTAATATAGAAACGTTTCTATACgtctcatcattttttttgctgtaaATGTTATTTGCATCTACAACTAGGATGGCAGAGTCTGCAAAAAAGCTCCACGTGTGCAAATTTGTCACCAGTTCGTTGTGTCCCGGGGTgtcaaaaatgtttattttccttaaaaagAGCACATCACTGTGGAtggttttgtttttgtaaaaatcggCGAATATGGTTCTGTCCGTGTGGGGACCATGCAGGACGTTGTTACCGTCCGTGCCTTCTTGGCTGCTCTTATGGGGCctggccccttttttgcttcccccctgaGTGCCCACCACACGATTGTAGGCTTGCTCTAATTCCCCTTTCGTGTAATATACAtagaattctttttttttgttaaaaagagTTATGTTTCTCTCCCTTTCATCGTCCTCCTCGTCTAATATGAAGGTATACTTCGAACTTTCCCTGacgtgttcatattttttcaccgTTTGCTCGCTTACGTAGCTTAAGTTGTACAGAAGTGCCCCTATGAGGGTGGACTTCCCCGCGTCGATGTGCCCCAGCACCAGGATGTTCAGCGTGCTCAGCATGATGCACCTGTTGCCTTGGCTGTCCGCTTGGAAATCATTCTGGAGGGAGTTCGAAGGGGTGTCATCTTGGTTCTCCATTTGGGTGGCTTCACCCTGCTGGCTTGGCTTCTTCACCTTAGCGGCTTCACCCTGCTGGTTTGGCTTCTTCGCCTTGGCGGCTTCCCCCTGCTGGCTTGGCTTCTTCGCCTTGGCGGTTTCGCCTTGCTGGTTTGGCTTCTTCGCCTTGGCGGCTTCCCCCTGCTGGTTTGGCTTCTTACCAGGCGCCTTCCCTTTGGTGTTATCTTTGCCCTTCGTTTTTGGGATGTCCGTTCTTTCTTGGCACTCAAACTCGGAGTAATGTTCCTCATCGTAATTGTCGTAGTCCACTAAGTCGTCCTCGTAGTCATCATAGAGAAggtttttcccccactttttgttgctcattttgttgCTTTAGGCGATTTGGGGGTGCACATGTGGGAGTTTACGCATGTTTTCACGTGAAGAGGAAGACGTTCCTTTGTCTCCTACTTCTTGTGCTTTACTAACGGGTTCGGCTTAAGCGGACCTTCACGGGGGCGATGCGCCTGGTGAACCGCTTAATGGAGGGGTGTtgtttgcccccttttcgcgcaataaatatgatatatcCCTCTTTGCCGCTGTCGCGCTCTTTACCGCTATCGCGCTCTTTACGGCTATCACTTTGTGgcgtgtatatttttctctttgcgCACGAAATGAAAACGCCTCTTCGGCATGCGCACATGGGGGCTACGCGCGTATTGGATTCCCTTCAGGGGCGAAAACGAAGAGAAACGGAAATTGGCACGTCCTATTCCAGCCTCGATTGCGATCCGATTTGGTTATCCCTTCTTTTCATGTTAGTTTCGCTTGACGTTTCAACCGGGGCGGGGGAAGTAAAGAAGAGACCCCGTTCAGTGTTACAGTATGGTTGTACGTAGCGCCCCTTTAGTGTTAAAagagcggaaaaaaataaaaaaaataaaataaaaaataaaggagacCTTAATTTGTTTCCCCATTCCTCCCCCTACACATTGGATGGGGTTCCGATGACGATGTACAACGTGAGACTGCTAACTTTTTGCCACGGGGGATATTCCGTTTGGCATGAATGTTGGTTCTCTGGAGAGATGGATATAACACCGCGCGTAATACGAACAGTGTGGAATAGGCACACTGGCGATAATTCAACATAGGGAAAGTTGTTCCCGCTTCTTCAGAGTGGGTGAAGTCGCGGATCGGTCTGTGTGAAGCGTTGCGCTGAAGTGGCGAGTGAAACGACCTGCCAAAAGGGCTAAATTCCAAAATCGCAGAAACGACAGGTTAAAAGAGTTGGCGTAAGAATGGAGCCCAAGTggaggaacaaattttacCAATGGTGATCACCCACAGGGTACTGTGCATGGGCTAACTGTGCACATGACAGGAGTGTGCGGAGTGTTGCTTTTTCCTGGCTAATAGAGGGATGCCTTTTCACTTAGTAGGGTTTTAACCCCCCACTGCAGCACGGATGGTGATGCACtggtgtatatatatgccgcTACGCCATGgctgaaaaatgggaagtgAGAAAATTCGTTCCTTTGTCGTTAGTTGGAAGTAGTTTGATGTGAAATGGAGagcccttttgtttttttttatttttagcacAGTTGCTAATTGTTCAAATCTGTGCGAGTGAAGAGACCAAATGGTTTGGAATAAAATGGGttacctttttgcaaaacataattttatcatttgggGGTGTGTGCGAAGGGACTGGGGGGTCATCAGTCAATGTGTGCATGTCACGTATACTGTTGTGGTAACCACATGGGGTAATTTAGGGGGGTTCGGCGTGCGTAAGCatgtgggggggggaaaaaaaaaggtagccaTAGCCAGGAGAGCGTACCCCCACGTATGGGCAAATACAATTCGGCTACTTCAACTTGGGTGCACAAAAAGTGGTAGAACATAATGGACCAGAAAAGTAGCATTAGGGTTTTTCCCCAACCTTATGTTCTTATCAGCCCGTGTGGGGAAGCAACTGTGTGAGGAAGCAACCATATggaatttcccccccctccaaaacaaaaacaagaacaaaaacaaaatcgtACGTATAGACACCCTTCCCGCATTTTATGTACGACGTGCATTGAGACGCTACTGCTTTTCTTTCAGTGACCCCACCGACCCTATTTTTCTTGTGCACATTATTCTGTGTACATGGCCACATAATGAATCAGCCGGATTTTTCCTCATGCAGCTGCACCGGCTTAGTGTTGAAGGATGTGCAGGACCCGCGTCCTGATCTGATCTACCAATGGGAGCAATAATTTtctacctccttttttttttaatttcccatcttttgtcttttcctttttcgacGCATCGGCGATGTTTTATGGGGgtatgtcgttttttttttttcgcttcttcttttgcccATTCACCCGGCAAAGCGGTGTACGAGGACATTTCtaatccccccccctctaTACACCCTGCTAACCTGACTGAGGGGCACGAGCCCAtctgtttattttccccttggTGCACGGCCTACACAATTGTGGTTTTAAACAAGTTCACCGTGCGGACTGTACAATCCTGCAGCTGGGGAAAACACTCCTGGGCATTTCGGAAATTTTATCTGATCCTCTGAGCTGCGGCTGTCACCCTTTGCAGTGAATGTTCCACTGGCATTAGTGACATATCTCATGCTGCGGGTGAAGTAGCTCGGTGAagagttttcttttttcgtttcttctCCTCAGCGTTCGGGGGGAGCGTTGCAGGCGGTTTGGCTGCGGTTTGGTGGCCATTTAAGGGCgattaaaaattatgctaTGTGACGAATCGAACTGCATTTTAAAGCGAAAAAACTGCGTCAAAAAAATGCGTACACTACTGTTGgggaaaataacaatttaaaGAGGGTTTAAAAAGCGATTTACAAGGTGATTCAAAGAATGATTcgaaaaatgatttaaaaaacgggttgaaaaaaaacaattttaaaattatNNNNNNNNNNNNN of the Plasmodium cynomolgi strain B DNA, chromosome 7, whole genome shotgun sequence genome contains:
- a CDS encoding hypothetical protein (putative) is translated as MMHFKNISPCRRLCLKGKITVNICSKMNVHFLNYVDSLNKCLARKTANRILFSISKNADYVNYVNEINNFIDAFQKNSDDSSSTGENILSILQKIKNEKKYEQNEDLMEIISSIKLLIEKRVRPVIVNDGGDIKFICFDIDDGIVYVQLEGACVTCSQSEITLQYMIKNMLTYYISEIKEIKNVSKNGNIL
- a CDS encoding hypothetical protein (putative) gives rise to the protein MNGNDKSITSEILLNGKKNVDSTTESAKVEYDANNQSDFSSEFEFNFKKHITDSFEVKNKGLFKLSLGNKVNSKSNFANHSEGVADSGSSEKHPGNNRKNSEFTKPKQLAQTKRESLLENKDEVITKLKKHIIVLTQQFEKKLSNIENAQKDNFQLEQIYKNKYYLDMKKEKKRFGTAENINFFFKNVKDISSLMESLEQKCFQKNTHKVKEKSEKLKVDNLEDIKNENKKIKKKPPMKNTLRIATPSYKNHKIDASYTTEKQEKTQKVCNNKETYLLNDSFLKHYERTNNRNDNVNSPRRNKNTFGHKNKLRKSNYVKLGSTRTENNIDSKKRRKVTNFTIRMKNVSPENSDDILHLLRKTRKINYLLRNYLKTEYDKTMNYPKENINSDRNDDEPFKSGKTKECILRSDNNRGSALHSSTCKREHIT
- a CDS encoding elongation factor (putative), whose protein sequence is LTAYYNFVNKNNLFSNNIFCNFCKDGKGNITNSMKKSPNEEDTFVGVVQDLTESNNMINANIKVLHGFLKSKNNYVLLPLGEKITVKKIEKDASLCKYVNVDDLCHYLANEKNLPFIRKVLEQEEASKKSGDPGGNGSNSDTLCSAHNGQDTLEFFISILPKIIASCPISKNAHITNDIVENVFFKVDDNKIKNGSVLVNNAPTNSEIKNAPYGPKSTTFACSKVKVLIKVNQIKIPLIIGRVYLLYSLNFSHSVTIQNILYVYKNKSSSLSYDRAEGEGKLHVECNANDVAQIIDLKNYVKNVNVLYEKVDNKKCLRSDDIGVIELLVKDNSFMCTQSFRPELNYYISQDNPFF